Proteins from a genomic interval of Trifolium pratense cultivar HEN17-A07 linkage group LG6, ARS_RC_1.1, whole genome shotgun sequence:
- the LOC123890600 gene encoding uncharacterized protein LOC123890600 isoform X2, which produces MTDRGYYNFYTPGEYESYQQFPPYSYGQTSEARLEETMIKFMEMQQQQNQQWQQMNEQMQQMQDQHRQYMKNSLARAKNLENQLVQLAKLLANNNNQGGTFQTNTQTTPDEKDNILNEERMFEGCGVKKIVKEIDTPHEVELPQELPCTEEANTVDKEQVMMVAEENEGLFSKEESCEQKKEMENKAKVDRVIDEICALFNKKELGRIWTPQHLYLKFMEFLPNRRKKTDDVLSVSFWPP; this is translated from the exons ATGACTGATCGTGGTTATTATAACTTCTATACTCCGGGTGAGTATGAATCATATCAACAGTTTCCTCCTTATAGTTATGGGCAAACTTCAGAGGCTAGATTGGAGGAGACCATGATTAAATTCATGGAAATGCAGCAGCAACAAAACCAACAGTGGCAACAAATGAATGAACAAATGCAACAGATGCAAGACCAACACCGACAATATATGAAAAACAGTCTTGCACGGgccaaaaatttggaaaatcagCTTGTTCAGTTGGCTAAACTGTTAGCCAATAACAATAACCAAGGAGGAACATTTCAAACCAACACACAAACCACTCCTGACGAGAAAGATAATATTCTAAAT GAGGAAAGAATGTTCGAAGGATGTGGTGTAAAGAAAATAGTGAAAGAAATAGATACACCGCATGAAGTTGAACTTCCTCAAGAATTGCCATGTACGGAGGAAGCTAACACTGTTGATAAGGAACAAGTGATGATGGTTGCGGAGGAAAATGAAGGATTATTTAGCAAGGAAGAATCATGTGAACAAAAGAAGGAGATGGAAAACAAGGCGAAGGTTGATAGAGTCATTGATGAAATTTGTgccttgtttaataaaaaagaattaggGAGGATATGGACTCCGCAACATTTATATCTAAAATTCATGGAGTTCCTCCCTAACCGAAGGAAAAAGACGGATGATGTGCTTTCCGTCTCATTTTGGCCACCCTAA
- the LOC123890600 gene encoding transcription factor SPT20 homolog isoform X1, translating into MTDRGYYNFYTPGEYESYQQFPPYSYGQTSEARLEETMIKFMEMQQQQNQQWQQMNEQMQQMQDQHRQYMKNSLARAKNLENQLVQLAKLLANNNNQGGTFQTNTQTTPDEKDNILNEESEESVEGVENNEEERMFEGCGVKKIVKEIDTPHEVELPQELPCTEEANTVDKEQVMMVAEENEGLFSKEESCEQKKEMENKAKVDRVIDEICALFNKKELGRIWTPQHLYLKFMEFLPNRRKKTDDVLSVSFWPP; encoded by the coding sequence ATGACTGATCGTGGTTATTATAACTTCTATACTCCGGGTGAGTATGAATCATATCAACAGTTTCCTCCTTATAGTTATGGGCAAACTTCAGAGGCTAGATTGGAGGAGACCATGATTAAATTCATGGAAATGCAGCAGCAACAAAACCAACAGTGGCAACAAATGAATGAACAAATGCAACAGATGCAAGACCAACACCGACAATATATGAAAAACAGTCTTGCACGGgccaaaaatttggaaaatcagCTTGTTCAGTTGGCTAAACTGTTAGCCAATAACAATAACCAAGGAGGAACATTTCAAACCAACACACAAACCACTCCTGACGAGAAAGATAATATTCTAAATGAGGAAAGTGAAGAGAGTGTGGAAGGTGTTGAAAACAATGAGGAGGAAAGAATGTTCGAAGGATGTGGTGTAAAGAAAATAGTGAAAGAAATAGATACACCGCATGAAGTTGAACTTCCTCAAGAATTGCCATGTACGGAGGAAGCTAACACTGTTGATAAGGAACAAGTGATGATGGTTGCGGAGGAAAATGAAGGATTATTTAGCAAGGAAGAATCATGTGAACAAAAGAAGGAGATGGAAAACAAGGCGAAGGTTGATAGAGTCATTGATGAAATTTGTgccttgtttaataaaaaagaattaggGAGGATATGGACTCCGCAACATTTATATCTAAAATTCATGGAGTTCCTCCCTAACCGAAGGAAAAAGACGGATGATGTGCTTTCCGTCTCATTTTGGCCACCCTAA
- the LOC123890591 gene encoding disease resistance protein At4g27190-like, translating into MMADVIASIIVIVVTVATAAAAIYFQGWFIMWGQYIFHNEMVEKIKAMGRFIAKSKDIQPFSHLDSLPGIQYELSEDFVYFRSTKRAYDELFETLEDDSIHMIGLYGEGGCGKTTLVTEVGKKAEDLEMFDKVISITVSRTPNIRDIQGKIADMLKLKLGEESEEGRAQRLWMCLKQKKRILIIVDSLWRDFKLKDIGILLDDDIKKTWKILITTRHERVCTLMNCQKKIHLELLSEDESWNLFQKLARIDDERSKVLHNVPRKICNECMGLPIAIKIVGSLFKERNEIEWQQAFQKLRDSKAYDDEDNATFCVKLSYDYLPTKKAQQIFLLCALFPEEYHIPTEDLVRYALGLGVREILSLKSMKSSISAVITELLDSCLLTRGSVKMHNMVRDAALWIANRSDCKILVNVDKPLSTVAVIIPDYFAVSSWWYNENPSFCQLHAPNLKLLLINISAHDRSLNSLDLSHLTFEGIQGLQVFSITINYKIVPISFPPSIQLLTNVRTLRLNGLTFGDISFITSLTRLEVLDLRRCEFNELPIEIGKLRNLKLLDLSECLIFENTYNGAIGKCSQLEELYASKCYPSYEYVNEIILDIGILLNLQRFVFGDQIIPESTRVVQVNDLNISKLRTSKRNILQIAETISLSGLHGGCKSIVPDMVGIVGGMNNLSTLHLTHCEEIECIFDATYDFKEDDLIPRLVVLRLKNMFNLTELCHGPPLQVLHYFEKLELLYIDRCQQLHVIFPSECKLQNLKILRLTYCMTDEILFSESVAQSMHQLEELTIAGCNELKHIIALSGSDHGGCNTSEEIIPTPMDSPFLMSKLRDILIFNCKSLESIFPICYVEGLAQLQNMSIEKAPKLEYVFGECDHEYVSSHQNHVMLPHLEDLNLVDLDNLIGICPESCQAKWPSQSLRILHIQGCPKLAIPWFNLKDGYDQSEHHLNEIWSLQCLQSFTLDIIWLL; encoded by the exons ATGATGGCAGATGTGATTGCGAGTATAATTGTGATTGTTGTGACCGTTGCAACTGCGGCAGCGGCTATATACTTTCAAGGATGGTTTATAATGTGGGGACAATATATTTTCCACAACGAAATGGTAGAGAAGATAAAAGCAATGGGAAGATTCATAGCCAAAAGCAAAGATATTCAACCATTTTCTCATCTTGATTCGCTACCAGGTATTCAGTATGAATTATCTGAAGACTTCGTTTATTTTAGATCAACAAAAAGGGCTTATGATGAACTCTTTGAGACACTCGAGGACGACTCCATCCATATGATAGGATTGTATGGTGAGGGTGGATGTGGAAAAACAACTCTTGTAACTGAAGTTGGCAAGAAGGCTGAGGATTTGGAAATGTTTGATAAGGTTATATCAATCACCGTGTCTCGAACTCCAAACATTAGAGACATTCAAGGAAAAATTGCAGATATGTTGAAATTGAAACTGGGTGAAGAAAGTGAAGAGGGAAGAGCCCAACGTTTATGGATGTGTTTAAAACAAAAGAAGCGAATTCTTATCATAGTAGACAGTTTATGGAGAGATTTCAAATTGAAGGATATCGGGATTCTCTTAGATgatgatataaaaaaaacatggaaGATCCTCATAACCACTCGTCATGAGCGTGTTTGTACATTAATGAACTGTCAAAAGAAGATTCATTTGGAGCTCTTGTCTGAAGATGAGTCCTGGAATTTATTCCAAAAGTTAGCAAGAATTGATGACGAACGCTCCAAGGTATTGCATAATGTGCCACGAAAAATATGCAATGAATGTATGGGACTTCCCATAGCAATCAAAATTGTGGGGTCATTATTCAAAGAGAGGAATGAAATTGAATGGCAGCAGGCGTTTCAGAAGTTACGGGATTCAAAGGCATatgatgatgaagataatgCTACTTTTTGCGTTAAATTAAGCTATGATTATTTGCCAACGAAAAAAGCACAACAAATCTTTCTGTTGTGTGCTCTTTTTCCAGAAGAATATCACATCCCTACAGAAGATTTGGTGAGGTATGCACTTGGACTAGGTGTGAGAGAAATATTATCGTTAAAGTCAATGAAGAGCTCCATCAGTGCAGTCATAACAGAACTTCTAGATTCTTGTTTGCTGACACGTGGTTCCGTGAAGATGCATAACATGGTTCGTGATGCAGCCTTATGGATTGCAAATAGATCAGATTGCAAAATCTTGGTAAACGTTGACAAACCACTTAGCACTGTGGCAGTAATAATACCAGATTATTTTGCAGTATCTTCATGGTGGTACAATGAAAATCCCTCTTTTTGTCAATTGCATGCTCCAAATCTTAAACTTCTATTGATAAATATTAGTGCTCATGATAGATCACTGAATTCCTTGGATTTATCACATTTAACATTCGAAGGAATACAAGGGCTTCAAGTTTTTTCTATAACCATCAATTACAAAATAGTACCAATATCATTTCCTCCATCAATCCAATTGTTGACAAATGTTAGAACTCTGCGCTTAAATGGATTGACATTTGGTGACATTTCTTTCATAACAAGCTTAACAAGACTAGAGGTTCTTGACTTGAGACGCTGTGAGTTCAACGAGCTTCCTATCGAAATAGGAAAGCTTAGAAACCTGAAGCTGCTAGATTTGTCAGAATGTCTTATTTTTGAAAACACCTATAATGGTGCAATAGGAAAATGTTCACAGCTAGAGGAGTTATATGCTTCAAAATGCTACCCATCATATGAGTATGTTAACGAGATCATTCTGGATATTGGTATTCTCCTAAATCTACAAAGATTTGTATTTGGTGATCAAATCATTCCAGAAAGCACTAGAGTTGTACAAGTAAATGATTTGAATATCTCAAAGTTGAGGACATCCAAAAGAAATATTCTGCAAATAGCTGAAACTATTTCTTTGAGTGGTCTACATGGAGGATGTAAAAGTATCGTCCCAGATATGGTTGGAATTGTGGGAGGCATGAATAATTTGTCTACTCTCCATCTTACACATTGTGAAGAGATAGAATGCATCTTTGATGCAACCTATGATTTCAAGGAAGATGATTTAATTCCCAGGTTGGTCGTGTTACGCCTTAAGAATATGTTTAACTTGACAGAACTGTGTCATGGTCCACCTCTGCAAGTATTACACTACTTTGAGAAGCTAGAACTACTTTATATAGATCGTTGCCAGCAGTTACACGTCATATTTCCATCGGAATGTAAATTGCAAAATCTTAAGATCCTCAGATTAACATATTGCATGACCGATGAAATACTCTTTTCAGAATCTGTTGCCCAAAGTATGCATCAACTAGAAGAACTAACAATAGCAGGCTGCAATGAACTGAAGCATATAATTGCTTTAAGTGGAAGCGATCATGGTGGTTGTAATACAAGTGAAGAAATAATTCCAACTCCAATGGACTCTCCCTTTTTGATGAGCAAACTAAGggatattcttatttttaattgtaaaagTTTAGAATCGATATTTCCAATTTGTTATGTCGAAGGACTTGCACAATTGCAAAATATGAGTATAGAAAAGGCTCCTAAGCTGGAATATGTGTTTGGCGAATGTGATCATGAATACGTTTCATCACACCAAAACCATGTCATGCTGCCTCATTTGGAAGATCTAAACCTGGTTGATCTTGACAATCTCATTGGGATATGTCCAGAGAGTTGTCAAGCAAAGTGGCCATCTCAGTCTCTGAGGATACTACACATACAAGGATGTCCAAAATTGGCTATACCATGGTTCAATTTGAAGGATGGCTATGATCAGAGTGAACATCATCTGAATGAA ATTTGGAGTCTCCAATGTCTTCAGAGTTTTACTTTGGATATTATTTGGTTATTGTGA
- the LOC123890594 gene encoding MDIS1-interacting receptor like kinase 2-like produces the protein MNLTKSCVSNFNGPKMWKFLLVIWGLVVVGTEPATVISQLQMEANAILNSGWWNISDGRFNISHRCNWSEITCNEAGSIRTIRIDPKRIHSEASSGKHFTTLNMSAFNNLESLIFRQIGLQGTIPTEIGLLSKLTHLDMSDNFLQGEMPLSLCNLRQLRYLDISYNKLDGSIPNEVCYIKNLTTLNLSNNFFNGSFPIFIIGIELTHLDLSRNYLEGEVNPSIANLRQLEYLDISFNNFQGSIPPQWWLLKNLTTLNLSNNRFKGEIPSSSLENLKKLQYLYISNNYIEGSIPLELGFLKNLTTLNLSRNRFNRSLPISLINLTQLQYLDLSYNFFTGSLPSNFGQLSKLQVLQLKNNSIGGIFPISLNNLSQLEILDISHNFLLGTLPSNFFPLTGNKISIDLSHNLISGKIPSQFGKFYQLNLSNNNLIGTVPQSLCNLSNNFINVDISFNYLKGLIPNCIDPHTIIGNKDVCSDILHEQINFHFKACKKSYKLKPVVVIVLPTFIILILAFSLLICFILGHNSIKNKRASTTTIAKNGDLFCIWNYNGKIAHDDIIRVTEDFDMRYCIGTGAYGSVYKAQLPCGKVVALKKLHGYEAEVPAFDESFRNEVNILSEIRHRHIVKLYGFCLHKRIMFLIYQYMEKGSLFSVLYNDIDAVEFKWRKRVNIIKGVASALSYLHHDFTFPIVHRDISSGNILLNNEWQPSVSDFGTARLLQHDSSNQTIVAGTIGYIAPELAYTMVVSEKCDVYSFGVVVLETLMGRHPKEILSSLQLGSAQSMKLCEVLDQRLPQPNNVTVILGIIRVAVIAFACLNINPCSRPTMKCVSQCFGIELPPLTIPLSEISIQQLMSQEFKALFHIVGPEKQNL, from the exons atgaatttgacAAAATCTTGTGTTTCTAATTTTAATGGTCCAAAAATGTGGAAGTTCCTTCTTGTTATTTGGGGTTTGGTGGTGGTAGGGACTGAACCTGCCACAGTGATATCTCAACTTCAAATGGAAGCAAATGCTATATTGAACAGTGGGTGGTGGAATATATCTGATGGACGCTTCAATATCTCTCATCGTTGTAATTGGTCTGAAATAACTTGCAACGAGGCTGGAAGCATAAGAACAATTCGCATAGACCCTAAGCGTATACATAGTGAAGCGTCGTCGGGGAAACATTTTACAACACTTAACATGTCTGCTTTCAACAATTTAGAAAGCCTTATTTTCAGACAAATTGGACTACAAGGGACTATTCCCACAGAAATTGGTCTTCTCTCCAAGCTCACTCATCTTGATATGTCCGACAATTTTCTTCAAGGTGAGATGCCTCTTTCGCTATGTAACCTTAGACAATTAAGGTACCTAGATATCTCTTACAATAAACTTGATGGATCCATTCCTAATGAGGTGTGTTACATTAAAAATCTCACTACATTAAATCTATCTAATAACTTCTTTAATGGGAGTTTTCCTATTTTCATCATAGGAATTGAACTAACTCATCTTGATTTGTCTAGAAATTATCTTGAAGGTGAGGTGAATCCTTCAATTGCAAACCTTAGACAATTAGAGTACTTAGACATCTCTTTTAACAATTTTCAAGGTTCCATTCCTCCTCAATGGTGGCTCCTAAAAAATCTCACCACATTAAATTTATCTAACAATAGATTCAAAGGTGAGATACCTTCTTCTTCGCTAGAAAATCTCAAGAAATTACAGTACCTATACATCTCTAACAACTACATTGAAGGTTCCATTCCTCTTGAGTTAGGATTCCTGAAAAATCTCACAACATTAAATCTATCTCGCAATAGATTCAATAGAAGCTTGCCTATATCCCTTATAAATCTCACACAATTACAATACCTCGATCTTTCATACAATTTTTTCACCGGTTCCCTCCCATCTAACTTCGGTCAATTAAGCAAATTGCAAGTGTTGCAGTTAAAAAACAACTCCATAGGAGGGATCTTTCCCATTTCACTGAATAATCTTTCTCAATTAGAAATTCTTGACATTTCTCACAATTTTCTTCTTGGTACACTTCCTTCCAATTTTTTTCCATTGACTGGTAACAAAATTTCAATTGACCTCAGTCATAACCTCATAAGTGGTAAAATTCCATCTCAGTTTGGGAAATTTTACCAACTTAATTTAAGCAATAATAATCTTATCGGAACAGTTCCACAATCTCTCTGTAATCTAAGTAACAATTTTATAAATGTGGACATTTCCTTCAATTATTTGAAGGGCCTTATTCCAAATTGTATTGATCCTCACACGATAATAGGGAACAAGGATGTATGTAGTGACATTTTACATGAACAAATCAACTTCCACTTTAAAGCTTGCAAGAAAAGTTATAAATTAAAGCCTGTTGTTGTCATCGTTCTTCCTACCTTTATCATTTTAATCCTAGCCTTCTCACTTCTCATATGCTTCATTCTTGGTCATAATTCTATTAAGAACAAGCGTGCAAGCACAACAACAATAGCGAAGAATGGAGATTTGTTTTGTATTTGGAATTATAATGGCAAAATAGCACACGATGACATCATTAGAGTAACCGAAGACTTTGACATGAGATATTGCATTGGAACAGGAGCATATGGAAGTGTTTACAAGGCACAATTACCATGTGGAAAAGTTGTTGCCTTAAAGAAACTTCACGGATATGAAGCAGAGGTGCCAGCTTTTGATGAGAGTTTTAGAAATGAAGTGAACATATTATCCGAAATAAGGCACCGACATATTGTGAAGCTTTATGGATTCTGCTTGCACAAAAGAATCATGTTTTTGATCTATCAATACATGGAGAAAGGAAGTTTGTTTTCTGTCTTGTATAATGATATAGATGCCGTCGAATTCAAATGGAGAAAAAGGGTTAACATTATTAAAGGAGTTGCATCTGCTCTATCATATCTTCATCATGATTTTACCTTTCCAATAGTGCATAGAGACATATCTAGTGGAAATATCTTGCTGAACAATGAGTGGCAGCCTAGTGTTTCTGACTTTGGCACAGCTCGACTCCTTCAACATGATTCATCCAATCAAACAATAGTTGCTGGAACAATTGGATATATAGCTCCTG AGCTTGCCTATACTATGGTTGTGAGTGAAAAGTGTGATGTATATAGTTTTGGTGTAGTGGTACTAGAAACTTTAATGGGAAGGCACCCTAAGGAAATATTGTCGTCACTTCAGTTAGGATCAGCTCAAAGCATGAAATTATGTGAAGTATTAGACCAACGTCTTCCACAACCAAATAATGTGACGGTTATACTCGGCATAATTCGTGTAGCTGTAATAGCATTTGCATGCTTAAATATCAATCCTTGCTCTCGACCAACAATGAAATGTGTGTCACAATGTTTTGGCATTGAGCTTCCTCCATTAACCATTCCTTTGAGTGAAATTTCGATACAGCAACTTATGAGTCAAGAATTCAAAGCATTATTTCATATTGTTGGCCCTGAAAAGCAAAACTTGTAA